A window of Gammaproteobacteria bacterium contains these coding sequences:
- a CDS encoding tRNA-(ms[2]io[6]A)-hydroxylase: MKVTVIVQSQVNKLNPDQHSQVPVAISEFLHCLTPDAWLQTACTKLPELLIDHANCEKKAASTAISLMFRYSEKADICYRMSRLAREELRHYEQVLKIIQQRNIQLTILKPSRYAGSLMQHVAFEEPHRLPELLIVGGIIEARSCERFAALIPYLDQNDESELAKFYRGLLASEARHFEHYLELAKTYSADVFSSEEFDQKVQFLLDQEAQLIQAVDSEFHFHSGKPVIPD, translated from the coding sequence ATGAAAGTGACAGTAATAGTGCAGTCTCAAGTCAATAAGCTAAACCCCGATCAACACTCACAAGTTCCCGTTGCGATCAGTGAGTTCTTGCATTGCCTGACACCGGATGCCTGGTTACAAACCGCGTGTACGAAACTGCCGGAACTATTGATCGATCACGCCAATTGCGAAAAAAAAGCGGCCTCAACCGCCATCAGTCTGATGTTTCGGTATTCAGAAAAGGCGGATATCTGTTATCGCATGTCGCGTCTGGCGCGTGAAGAACTGCGTCATTACGAGCAAGTGTTGAAAATAATTCAGCAACGGAATATTCAACTTACCATTCTTAAACCCTCAAGATACGCCGGTTCCCTGATGCAGCATGTGGCATTTGAAGAACCTCATCGCTTGCCAGAATTGTTGATTGTCGGCGGCATCATCGAGGCGCGTTCCTGTGAACGCTTTGCAGCGCTTATTCCTTACCTGGATCAGAACGACGAGAGTGAATTGGCCAAGTTCTACCGTGGATTACTGGCCTCGGAAGCGCGGCATTTTGAGCATTATCTGGAATTGGCCAAAACATACAGTGCGGATGTGTTTAGCTCTGAAGAGTTTGATCAAAAAGTCCAATTCTTGTTAGACCAGGAAGCGCAATTGATCCAGGCCGTGGATAGTGAATTCCATTTTCATAGCGGTAAGCCGGTCATACCTGACTAG
- a CDS encoding DUF2256 domain-containing protein has protein sequence MHKKPHLPSKLCVVCQRPFSWRKKWRKDWENVEYCSQRCRGKKPRPLNPQDIRKQSARNPKVRRTHEA, from the coding sequence ATGCATAAAAAACCCCATCTACCGTCAAAGCTTTGTGTGGTCTGCCAGCGTCCCTTTAGTTGGCGTAAGAAATGGCGCAAGGACTGGGAAAACGTTGAGTATTGCAGTCAGCGTTGTCGCGGAAAAAAACCTCGGCCGTTAAATCCACAAGACATCCGCAAGCAATCCGCAAGAAATCCTAAAGTAAGGCGCACGCATGAAGCTTAA